The genomic segment AAAAAGTTGAAGTCATCATCGAATCTATTTATACAAATAGAGTCTTAGAGATATTTAAAGAAGCTGATGTGACAGGTTATACCATTATCAGAGATATAGAGGGGTATGGAAGTCATGGACTAAAAACTGCTGATGAAGCGAATGATCTTCTTAGCAATAA from the Sulfurovum xiamenensis genome contains:
- a CDS encoding P-II family nitrogen regulator, producing the protein MKKVEVIIESIYTNRVLEIFKEADVTGYTIIRDIEGYGSHGLKTADEANDLLSN